A single region of the Plantactinospora soyae genome encodes:
- a CDS encoding FG-GAP-like repeat-containing protein, with translation MRGSLRTRWVALLAVGASLLLPVASARADVVDPATAPNIRTLTYNVCGAHAPCQSDRDLASWTRAIKQEIDAWQTDVVMLQELCIGQWTSLRGALTGYRGVWASTVASASRCAKWDAGGDTRFGLGIFIQASTTDRVDRFAAQLDVPDDEEPRGVLCARGPVQGRTTLACTTHLAQYIPPDNGSGQVVALLDRWSAGLPVILGADLNEVPRSAAQASVLTGVPGTGRFAEVDENDRDHFDQACLVAGATACRSGEPTVVINGVEKKFDDIFVTADDFHTVRGDAIEPDLSDHKLLRGAAYAETRSPSGVPGDLTNDGRPDLVAVQNEGNLRLYSGLGAGQLGSSREIGTGGWTNALVAHRGDWTGDDREDLLVRLDDQLWVYPNTGSGDLGNRIAMRGRPTGWAGATAIAADDMDGDGHPDLIVRDASGLWLYRGDPAAPPGLVSTAPVRIGGAEWAQFDPLAPGDATGDGSADLWARDRADGTLWLYPNTGNGSLGTPRPAADRRWPVADSPLVGSLGDITGDGYPDLWATTNAGTDSSLLFHPGTADGLGDPVNVGTGGWQWILRLN, from the coding sequence GTGCGTGGTTCACTGCGAACTCGATGGGTGGCCCTGCTCGCGGTTGGCGCCAGTCTGCTGCTGCCCGTGGCGTCGGCCCGGGCGGACGTCGTCGATCCGGCGACCGCGCCGAACATCCGGACCCTGACCTACAACGTCTGCGGCGCCCATGCGCCCTGTCAGAGCGACCGTGACCTCGCCTCCTGGACCAGGGCGATCAAGCAGGAGATCGACGCCTGGCAGACGGACGTGGTGATGCTGCAGGAGTTGTGCATCGGACAGTGGACGTCGCTGCGCGGCGCGCTGACCGGCTATCGCGGCGTCTGGGCCAGCACGGTCGCCTCGGCCAGCCGCTGCGCCAAGTGGGACGCCGGTGGAGACACCCGGTTCGGGCTGGGAATCTTCATCCAGGCGTCGACGACGGACAGGGTGGACAGATTCGCCGCCCAGCTTGACGTCCCGGACGACGAGGAGCCACGGGGGGTGCTGTGTGCGCGTGGTCCGGTGCAGGGGCGTACGACCCTGGCCTGCACCACCCACCTGGCCCAGTACATCCCGCCGGACAACGGCTCCGGGCAGGTGGTCGCGTTGCTGGACCGGTGGTCCGCCGGGCTGCCGGTGATACTCGGTGCCGATCTGAACGAGGTACCCCGTTCGGCCGCGCAGGCGTCGGTCCTGACGGGAGTGCCCGGCACCGGCAGGTTCGCCGAGGTCGACGAGAACGACCGGGACCACTTCGACCAGGCTTGCCTGGTCGCGGGTGCCACCGCCTGCCGTTCCGGTGAACCGACGGTCGTCATCAACGGCGTCGAAAAGAAGTTCGACGACATCTTCGTCACCGCAGATGACTTCCACACCGTACGTGGTGACGCGATCGAACCTGACCTGTCCGACCACAAGCTGCTGCGGGGCGCGGCGTACGCCGAGACGAGGAGCCCCTCGGGCGTGCCGGGTGACCTCACCAACGACGGTCGGCCGGATCTGGTGGCAGTCCAGAACGAGGGCAACCTGAGGCTGTACTCAGGGCTCGGCGCGGGACAGCTCGGCAGTTCCCGGGAGATCGGTACCGGCGGCTGGACCAACGCGCTGGTGGCCCACCGTGGCGACTGGACCGGCGACGACCGGGAGGATCTGCTGGTCCGCCTCGACGACCAGCTCTGGGTGTATCCGAACACCGGCAGTGGCGACCTCGGTAACCGGATCGCCATGCGTGGCCGGCCCACCGGCTGGGCCGGCGCCACCGCGATCGCCGCCGACGACATGGACGGCGACGGCCATCCGGACCTGATCGTCCGGGACGCGTCGGGACTGTGGCTCTACCGGGGTGACCCGGCGGCCCCACCCGGACTGGTCAGCACCGCTCCGGTCCGGATCGGCGGCGCCGAGTGGGCGCAGTTCGATCCGCTGGCGCCGGGCGACGCGACCGGCGACGGCTCGGCCGACCTCTGGGCCCGGGACCGCGCCGACGGAACCCTGTGGCTCTACCCGAACACCGGGAACGGTTCACTCGGCACGCCACGACCGGCCGCCGACCGCCGCTGGCCGGTAGCCGACTCGCCGCTGGTCGGCTCGCTCGGTGACATCACCGGGGACGGATACCCCGATCTCTGGGCGACCACGAACGCCGGTACGGACAGCTCGCTGCTGTTCCACCCCGGAACGGCCGACGGCCTCGGCGATCCCGTGAATGTGGGCACCGGTGGCTGGCAGTGGATCCTGCGCCTGAACTGA
- a CDS encoding MFS transporter, whose amino-acid sequence MSTRGTFRRWSPIPPAGQLRTLAWGTLANTVGLGLWFAGAALFLTRSVGLPATSVGLGLTVAGLIGLSASVPLGQLADRRDPRSLRALLQLLQAAVAASYLLVQSFPTFLLVAVVDALLAAGNLSVRAALVAAVAGPAGRVHAFATLRAVANIGISAGAALAGLALAADSRLGYTLLVLGNALTYLVSAGLVMRLPPLPPTPTDPGTAHRTALRDGRFLAVSAVSAVLASHSVVLGLVVPLWIATQTSAPRVTVSAVLVTNTVLTVFLTVRISRAVENAVAAARTMRRAGFVLAVALLLYPTSSWSGTGGTITLLLLATVVYTIGDLFHATAAAGLAYELALPHAIGQYQGVSGLLTGLAQAIGPALFTLLLLDGGTAGWVVLAVVFVATGLVTPALTARALARPPFGQVTPVGGTRTPG is encoded by the coding sequence ATGAGTACGCGCGGCACGTTCCGGCGGTGGTCACCGATCCCACCGGCGGGGCAGCTGCGGACCCTGGCCTGGGGCACGTTGGCCAACACCGTCGGGTTGGGGCTGTGGTTCGCCGGCGCCGCCCTGTTCCTCACCCGGAGCGTCGGCCTGCCGGCCACCTCGGTAGGGCTGGGACTCACCGTCGCCGGGCTGATCGGGCTCTCGGCCAGCGTGCCGCTGGGCCAGCTTGCCGATCGACGGGACCCACGGTCCCTGCGCGCCCTGCTGCAACTGCTCCAGGCGGCGGTCGCGGCGTCGTATCTGCTGGTCCAGTCGTTTCCGACCTTCCTGCTGGTCGCGGTCGTCGACGCCCTCCTGGCCGCCGGCAATCTCTCCGTGCGGGCGGCGCTCGTCGCCGCCGTCGCCGGTCCAGCCGGCCGGGTCCACGCCTTCGCGACGCTGCGAGCCGTCGCCAACATCGGGATCAGTGCGGGGGCCGCACTGGCCGGGCTCGCGCTGGCCGCCGACAGCAGGCTCGGCTACACCCTGCTGGTGCTCGGCAACGCGCTCACGTATCTCGTCTCCGCCGGCCTGGTCATGCGGCTGCCTCCGTTACCGCCGACCCCGACAGATCCGGGTACGGCTCACCGGACGGCGCTGCGGGACGGACGGTTCCTCGCGGTGAGCGCGGTGTCCGCGGTGCTCGCGTCGCACAGCGTCGTACTCGGGTTGGTGGTGCCTTTGTGGATCGCCACCCAGACCTCGGCGCCCCGGGTGACGGTGTCCGCGGTGCTGGTGACGAACACCGTCCTGACGGTGTTCCTGACGGTAAGGATCAGCCGGGCCGTGGAGAACGCCGTCGCGGCCGCCCGGACGATGCGCCGGGCCGGGTTCGTGCTCGCGGTGGCCCTGCTCCTCTACCCGACGTCCAGCTGGTCCGGCACCGGCGGCACCATCACGCTGCTCCTGCTCGCGACCGTGGTCTACACCATTGGTGACCTGTTCCACGCGACCGCCGCCGCCGGCCTCGCCTACGAACTGGCGTTGCCGCATGCGATCGGCCAGTACCAGGGGGTCAGTGGCCTGCTGACCGGCCTGGCCCAGGCGATCGGCCCGGCCCTGTTCACGCTGCTCCTGCTCGACGGCGGTACCGCCGGGTGGGTGGTCCTGGCCGTCGTCTTCGTGGCGACCGGGTTGGTGACCCCGGCGTTGACCGCACGCGCCCTGGCCAGGCCCCCGTTCGGTCAGGTAACGCCGGTGGGGGGTACCCGGACTCCGGGGTGA
- a CDS encoding VOC family protein: MLRGLATVNFFADDLTAAVTWYTELLGIEPYFVRAVQGTPAYVEFRIGDYQHELGIIDGRFAAPDRSEKAGGAMVYWHVDDLRAAFERLVSLGATVHAEPVEHGPGFVTASVVDPFGNVLGVMYNRHYLEILGSQAEV; the protein is encoded by the coding sequence ATGTTGCGAGGACTCGCCACCGTCAACTTCTTCGCCGACGACCTCACCGCCGCGGTGACCTGGTACACCGAACTGCTCGGCATCGAGCCGTACTTCGTCCGCGCCGTTCAAGGCACGCCCGCGTACGTCGAGTTCCGGATCGGCGACTACCAGCACGAACTCGGCATCATCGACGGTCGGTTCGCCGCACCGGACCGGTCCGAGAAGGCCGGCGGCGCGATGGTCTACTGGCACGTCGACGACCTCCGGGCCGCCTTCGAGCGGCTGGTCTCCCTCGGCGCCACGGTGCACGCGGAGCCGGTCGAGCACGGTCCCGGGTTCGTCACCGCGTCCGTGGTCGACCCGTTCGGGAACGTCCTCGGCGTGATGTACAACCGGCACTACCTGGAGATCCTCGGCTCGCAGGCGGAGGTGTGA
- a CDS encoding helix-turn-helix transcriptional regulator, whose product MLLQSRGRATAAELAAELEVSVATARRDLEALSAAGIPVYPQPGRGGGWSLVGGARTDLTGLSATEAQALFLLVGPAAAVSEEARAALRKLVRALPQTFRADAEAAASATMIDPTRWGERDRRRPEIVDLLQAAVVRRRKVLLTYSSSARERTERLVDPWGLVDKDDIWYLLAGTDRGQRTFRVDRIVGAEPTEQPADRPDDFTLAGAWQQVVGEVEQRRSRTWATVLVEARFVPVLRNHFGRHCHTDAELDDGRARVRLGAPTPLDIARHLAGWGAMIEVVEPRSVQAELARIGAELTGRYTGTPRP is encoded by the coding sequence CTGCTCCTACAGTCCCGGGGCCGGGCGACCGCCGCCGAGCTGGCCGCCGAGCTGGAGGTGTCCGTCGCCACGGCCCGCCGCGACCTGGAGGCGCTCTCCGCTGCGGGCATTCCGGTGTATCCGCAGCCGGGCAGGGGTGGCGGCTGGTCCCTCGTCGGTGGTGCCCGGACCGACCTCACCGGACTGTCGGCGACCGAGGCGCAGGCGCTGTTCCTGCTCGTCGGCCCGGCCGCGGCCGTCTCGGAAGAGGCCAGGGCGGCGCTGCGCAAGCTCGTACGCGCGCTGCCGCAGACCTTTCGGGCCGACGCGGAGGCCGCCGCCAGCGCCACGATGATCGACCCCACCCGGTGGGGCGAGCGCGATCGTCGCCGGCCCGAGATCGTCGACCTGTTGCAGGCGGCCGTGGTCCGTCGGCGGAAGGTGCTGCTGACCTACAGCAGCAGCGCCCGCGAGCGGACGGAGCGACTTGTCGACCCGTGGGGCCTGGTCGACAAGGACGACATCTGGTACCTGCTCGCCGGTACCGACCGAGGCCAGCGAACCTTCCGGGTCGATCGGATCGTCGGGGCCGAGCCGACCGAGCAGCCCGCCGATCGGCCGGACGACTTCACGCTCGCGGGCGCCTGGCAACAGGTCGTCGGCGAGGTGGAGCAGCGGCGGTCCCGTACCTGGGCGACCGTGCTCGTCGAGGCCCGGTTCGTACCCGTGCTCCGCAACCACTTCGGACGGCACTGCCACACCGACGCCGAACTCGACGACGGGCGTGCCCGGGTCCGGCTGGGCGCGCCGACCCCGTTGGACATCGCCCGGCACCTCGCCGGCTGGGGCGCGATGATCGAGGTGGTCGAACCGCGATCCGTCCAGGCCGAGCTGGCAAGGATCGGCGCCGAGCTGACCGGCCGGTACACCGGTACGCCCCGACCGTGA
- a CDS encoding GNAT family N-acetyltransferase produces the protein MSFRTAVATDAEGIAALHADSWRRHYRGAYADAYLDGDALADRRTVWSSRLAMPGADSVTILAEAEASIIGIVGFVHVVLDKDERWGSLVDNLHVTRGRQRSGVGTALITRAARAVRDRGTTAAMYLWVLEQNTEAQGFYAARGGKPAGRELVPPPGGVPDRLNGRPACLRYVWPDVRDLLHG, from the coding sequence GTGTCCTTCCGAACTGCTGTCGCCACCGATGCCGAGGGCATCGCGGCACTCCATGCCGACAGTTGGCGCCGCCACTACCGGGGCGCGTACGCGGACGCGTATCTCGACGGCGACGCGCTGGCCGACCGGCGTACGGTCTGGTCGAGTCGGCTGGCGATGCCGGGAGCGGACAGCGTCACCATCCTCGCCGAAGCCGAAGCCTCGATCATCGGAATCGTCGGGTTCGTCCACGTCGTCCTCGACAAGGACGAGCGATGGGGATCACTGGTCGACAACCTGCACGTGACCCGTGGCCGGCAGCGGAGCGGGGTCGGTACCGCCCTGATCACCCGTGCGGCACGGGCGGTACGCGACCGGGGGACGACAGCCGCGATGTACCTGTGGGTGCTGGAGCAGAACACCGAGGCACAGGGCTTCTACGCGGCGCGGGGTGGGAAGCCGGCCGGGCGGGAACTCGTACCGCCTCCGGGTGGCGTACCGGACCGCCTCAACGGTCGTCCGGCGTGCCTGCGCTATGTCTGGCCCGACGTGCGCGACCTGCTGCACGGGTAG
- a CDS encoding serine hydrolase domain-containing protein, which translates to MGQDRIWWRGVVAAATVGLVALAVPGPAFAKEGPDLAAVERLVTDFADQGGYPGIAIAITKGDQVVHVGGYGHDSSGAAVTATTPLPAASLSKSFTALAVMQLVEAGKMALDAPVRGYLPDFRIADPRGARITVRQLLNQTSGITDGTLPEKSLPQPDSLAAAVVRARDATLAADPGTRYSYTNTNYHLAARLVEVVAGEPFAQYLRRHVLDPAGMQASATIDLTPRDLPQDVREGHIYAYGASIPLAEPKRFVNGSDGVITTAEDMAQWLIVQNNAGKSANGVPLVSAESIAAMHTSSDPRWTYGMGWDIDQEGRVRHNGVWFTYTASQLLLPSGYGIAVIGNSGIGLGNEGTDQLADGLATLVAGGKPSSGAPIRLIVDLVVAGLTLLSLLLGLRNLRRTQAWATRLVTRPAWRLVLRLLPRLVPLALLVMLPDLLSQVVAAGRDITFVQLGYYSVALVTWTTVAAAMNLGVLGTRTVALVRLRRSTGTTPVPEASAQLAAR; encoded by the coding sequence GTGGGGCAGGACAGGATTTGGTGGCGCGGTGTGGTGGCTGCGGCGACGGTGGGGCTGGTTGCTCTCGCCGTGCCGGGCCCGGCGTTCGCGAAGGAAGGACCGGATCTGGCAGCGGTCGAGCGGTTGGTGACCGACTTCGCTGACCAGGGAGGTTATCCAGGAATCGCCATCGCGATCACCAAGGGCGATCAGGTGGTCCACGTGGGCGGCTACGGCCACGATTCGTCGGGCGCAGCGGTGACCGCGACGACGCCGCTGCCGGCGGCGTCGCTCAGCAAATCGTTCACCGCGCTCGCCGTCATGCAGTTGGTGGAGGCCGGGAAGATGGCGTTGGACGCGCCGGTGCGCGGTTACCTTCCCGACTTCCGGATCGCTGACCCCCGGGGGGCGCGGATCACCGTCAGGCAGTTGTTGAACCAGACTTCCGGGATCACCGACGGGACACTTCCGGAGAAGAGCCTGCCGCAGCCGGACTCGCTGGCAGCGGCTGTCGTGCGGGCCCGCGACGCGACGCTTGCCGCCGACCCCGGCACGAGGTACTCCTACACGAATACGAACTATCACCTCGCCGCACGGCTTGTCGAAGTGGTCGCGGGTGAGCCGTTCGCGCAATACCTGCGGCGTCATGTGTTGGACCCGGCCGGCATGCAGGCAAGCGCCACGATCGATCTGACTCCTCGCGATCTGCCGCAGGATGTGCGCGAGGGACACATCTACGCGTACGGGGCGTCGATTCCGCTCGCCGAGCCGAAGCGGTTCGTCAACGGCTCCGACGGCGTGATCACCACGGCCGAGGACATGGCGCAGTGGCTGATCGTCCAGAACAACGCGGGCAAATCCGCCAACGGTGTGCCACTGGTCTCAGCGGAGAGTATCGCGGCCATGCACACGTCGTCCGACCCGCGGTGGACCTACGGGATGGGCTGGGACATCGACCAGGAAGGGCGGGTCCGCCACAACGGGGTGTGGTTCACCTACACCGCCAGCCAGCTTCTGCTCCCCTCCGGCTACGGCATCGCGGTCATCGGCAACAGCGGCATCGGACTGGGTAACGAGGGCACCGATCAGCTGGCAGACGGGCTTGCCACCCTCGTGGCGGGCGGCAAACCGTCGAGTGGCGCCCCGATACGGCTGATTGTCGACCTGGTTGTGGCCGGGCTGACCCTGTTGAGCCTGCTCCTCGGCCTGCGCAACCTACGCCGCACGCAGGCATGGGCGACGCGGCTCGTCACCCGGCCCGCCTGGCGGCTCGTTCTGCGGTTGCTGCCGAGGCTTGTCCCTCTCGCCCTGTTGGTAATGCTTCCCGATCTCCTCAGCCAGGTCGTCGCAGCCGGGCGTGACATCACCTTTGTCCAACTCGGCTACTACTCGGTGGCGTTGGTGACGTGGACGACGGTCGCGGCGGCGATGAACCTCGGCGTGCTCGGTACCCGCACCGTCGCCCTGGTACGACTGCGTCGGTCGACCGGCACGACGCCGGTGCCCGAGGCATCGGCCCAGCTCGCCGCGAGATAG
- a CDS encoding sensor histidine kinase: MTRNGGGWLTRSPAPPWALALLTALMTVVALSNHELPGWALTGTLLAPLTAVALLGTYPLISLSVCVTASMATALALGDAVPVWSAALSAALGVISLLAGRRMSRPAPALAVLAAGAALAIPLALIAEDAWITGLLLLVMTVALPWVLGRSIRQQAELVATTAERTRLQERTRIAHDMHDTLGHELSLMALRAGALEIAPDLEDRHRMAAADLRAGAEAATERLAEILGVLHDGEPASLQPASERIDDLVDRATQAGMAASLEWRGRRQLPPMVDRAAHRIVQEGLTNAMKHAAGTAVRVRLETADAMTLLTVTNPLLPGSRPGAGGRAGLVGLQERVRLVGGTLQAGPHDHVFEIVATLPHTRES; the protein is encoded by the coding sequence ATGACGAGAAACGGCGGCGGGTGGTTGACGAGATCACCCGCCCCGCCGTGGGCACTGGCCCTGCTCACGGCCCTGATGACGGTCGTCGCCCTGTCCAACCACGAGCTGCCAGGGTGGGCGTTGACCGGAACCCTGCTGGCGCCCCTCACCGCGGTGGCGCTGCTCGGGACGTACCCGTTGATCTCCTTGAGCGTGTGCGTGACCGCGAGCATGGCGACGGCGCTGGCCCTGGGCGACGCCGTCCCGGTGTGGAGTGCCGCGCTCAGCGCGGCGCTCGGTGTGATCAGCCTCCTTGCCGGCCGACGGATGTCGCGGCCGGCGCCCGCCCTCGCAGTTCTCGCGGCCGGGGCGGCGCTGGCCATCCCACTCGCTCTGATCGCGGAGGATGCGTGGATCACCGGACTGCTGCTGCTGGTCATGACGGTGGCGCTCCCATGGGTGCTGGGCCGCTCCATCCGCCAACAGGCCGAGCTCGTGGCGACCACCGCCGAGCGGACCCGGCTACAGGAGCGCACCCGCATCGCGCACGACATGCACGACACGCTCGGGCACGAGCTCAGCCTCATGGCGCTACGCGCCGGGGCCCTGGAGATAGCACCCGATCTTGAGGACCGGCATCGGATGGCGGCGGCGGACCTGCGGGCCGGGGCCGAGGCGGCGACCGAAAGGCTGGCCGAAATTCTCGGTGTGCTGCACGACGGCGAGCCCGCATCGCTGCAACCGGCCTCCGAGCGGATCGACGACCTGGTCGACCGGGCCACCCAAGCCGGAATGGCAGCGTCGTTGGAGTGGCGCGGCCGGCGACAACTACCTCCGATGGTCGACCGGGCCGCGCACCGTATCGTCCAGGAAGGGCTGACCAACGCCATGAAACACGCCGCCGGGACGGCCGTGCGGGTACGACTGGAGACAGCTGACGCCATGACCTTGTTGACCGTCACCAACCCCCTGCTTCCGGGTTCGCGTCCGGGCGCCGGTGGCCGGGCCGGCCTGGTGGGACTACAGGAACGGGTCAGGCTCGTCGGCGGAACGCTCCAGGCCGGTCCACACGATCACGTGTTCGAGATCGTGGCCACGCTGCCACACACGAGGGAATCATGA
- a CDS encoding response regulator translates to MIRVLLADDEVMIRAGVRAILTTDPDIEVVAEAGDGREAIELTLAHRPDVALLDIRMPRLDGLAAGAEIIRAMPEAAVAILTTFGDDAYLTRALDDGARGFLLKSGNPRELIAGVHAIAAGGAYLSPKVAARVIGKLRSTGLSRATTARSRVGTLTQRERDVLALLGAGLSNAQIANQLNIVEGTVKGHVSAILTRLNLSNRVKAAVLAHEADLVTG, encoded by the coding sequence ATGATCCGGGTACTGCTGGCAGACGACGAGGTGATGATCCGGGCCGGGGTCCGGGCGATCCTCACCACCGACCCCGATATCGAGGTGGTCGCCGAAGCGGGCGACGGGCGGGAAGCCATCGAACTCACCCTGGCGCACCGCCCCGACGTCGCGCTGCTCGACATCCGCATGCCCCGCCTCGACGGTCTCGCCGCTGGCGCTGAGATCATCCGGGCGATGCCCGAGGCGGCCGTGGCCATCTTGACCACCTTCGGTGACGACGCCTACCTGACCCGGGCACTCGACGACGGTGCCCGGGGCTTCCTCCTCAAGTCCGGCAACCCGCGCGAGTTGATCGCCGGCGTCCACGCCATCGCCGCCGGTGGCGCCTACCTGTCACCGAAAGTGGCCGCGCGGGTGATCGGCAAGCTTCGCTCCACAGGACTCAGCCGCGCGACAACAGCACGGAGCAGGGTAGGGACGCTCACCCAGCGTGAACGCGACGTACTGGCGTTGCTGGGCGCCGGGCTGTCCAACGCCCAGATCGCCAACCAGCTCAACATCGTCGAAGGCACGGTCAAAGGCCACGTCAGCGCCATCCTGACCCGACTCAACCTGAGCAACCGGGTAAAAGCGGCCGTCCTCGCCCACGAAGCCGACCTCGTCACGGGATGA
- a CDS encoding SDR family oxidoreductase codes for MQDVSVPDLTGKLAVVTGASDGIGLGLAVRLARAGAELVLPVRNPGKGATAVDRIHAAVPQATVSVRELDLASLDSVAALADTLNRDGRPINILINNAGVMMPATRHATAEGLELQFGTNHVGHVALTGRILSLLRAGRARVTTMSSAAARSGKINWADPQSERGYSAMRSYGQSKLANLLFGLELDRRSAADGWGIVSNVAHPGTTLTNLYASGPNLGRRRRSPVESIMKRLAGWGIFVQPVDAGLLPALYAATSPQALGGRFYGPDGFGQFTGGPTELAIYRSARDQADAVRLWDLSERLAGVDFAAV; via the coding sequence GTGCAGGACGTGTCCGTACCCGATCTGACCGGAAAGCTCGCCGTGGTGACCGGTGCGAGCGACGGCATCGGCCTCGGCCTGGCCGTACGCCTGGCCCGAGCCGGCGCCGAACTCGTCCTGCCGGTCCGCAATCCGGGCAAGGGCGCCACGGCGGTCGACCGGATCCACGCGGCGGTACCGCAGGCCACCGTCTCCGTCCGGGAACTCGACCTGGCCTCGCTGGACTCGGTGGCCGCGCTCGCGGACACGCTGAACCGCGACGGCCGGCCGATCAACATTCTGATCAACAACGCCGGTGTGATGATGCCGGCCACCCGACACGCCACGGCCGAGGGCCTGGAACTCCAGTTCGGCACCAACCACGTCGGGCACGTGGCGCTCACCGGCCGGATCCTGTCGCTGCTGCGGGCCGGCCGGGCCCGGGTCACCACCATGTCGAGCGCCGCCGCCCGCTCCGGAAAGATCAACTGGGCCGATCCGCAGAGCGAGCGCGGGTACTCGGCGATGCGGTCGTACGGTCAGTCGAAGCTGGCCAACCTGCTGTTCGGCCTGGAACTCGACCGGCGCAGCGCGGCGGACGGCTGGGGCATCGTCAGCAACGTCGCGCACCCCGGCACCACCCTGACGAACCTGTACGCCTCCGGCCCGAACCTGGGCCGTCGACGCCGCTCGCCCGTCGAGTCGATCATGAAGCGACTCGCCGGCTGGGGAATATTCGTGCAGCCCGTCGATGCCGGCCTGCTGCCCGCGCTGTACGCCGCCACCAGCCCGCAGGCGCTGGGCGGGCGCTTCTACGGCCCGGACGGCTTCGGCCAGTTCACCGGTGGCCCGACGGAACTCGCCATCTACAGGTCGGCCCGGGACCAGGCCGACGCGGTACGGCTCTGGGACCTCTCCGAGCGGCTGGCCGGGGTCGATTTCGCCGCCGTCTGA
- a CDS encoding helix-turn-helix transcriptional regulator translates to MERDRLAAFLRTRREALQPEDVGLPRGRRRRTGGLRREEVAALSDMSTDYYSRLEQQRGPHPSEQMLAAIARGLRLSLDERDHLFRLAGYATPRRVLRADHINPGMMRIFDRLEDTPAQVVNLLGETLTQTRLAIALLGDDSRHTGLARSLHYRWFTDPATRRSYPEEDHPTHSRLFAASLHDAYTREGRGSRAAAIVDALLAVSPEFAEIWREHPILGPYCAPKRIQHPQVGLLELDCQTLVDPDQSQALLVYTAVPGSESYEKLQLLSVLGDQRI, encoded by the coding sequence ATGGAACGGGACCGGCTCGCCGCCTTCCTCCGGACCCGGCGCGAGGCGCTGCAACCGGAGGACGTCGGACTGCCTCGGGGGCGGCGACGGCGTACCGGTGGGCTGCGCCGGGAGGAGGTCGCCGCGCTCTCCGACATGTCAACCGACTACTACAGTCGGCTGGAGCAGCAGCGCGGGCCGCACCCGTCCGAGCAGATGCTCGCCGCGATCGCCCGTGGCCTGCGGCTGTCCCTCGACGAGCGCGACCACCTGTTCCGACTCGCCGGTTACGCCACACCACGCCGGGTCCTGCGCGCGGACCACATCAATCCCGGGATGATGCGCATCTTCGACCGGCTGGAGGACACCCCCGCGCAGGTGGTGAACCTGCTCGGCGAGACGCTGACCCAGACCCGGCTGGCGATCGCGTTGCTCGGCGACGACAGTCGACACACCGGGCTGGCGCGCAGCCTGCACTACCGGTGGTTCACCGACCCGGCCACCCGGCGCAGCTACCCCGAGGAGGACCACCCGACCCACAGCCGGCTCTTCGCGGCCAGCCTGCACGACGCGTACACCCGGGAGGGCAGGGGCTCGCGTGCGGCCGCCATCGTCGACGCGCTGCTGGCGGTCAGCCCGGAGTTTGCCGAGATCTGGCGGGAACATCCCATCCTGGGCCCGTACTGCGCCCCGAAGCGGATCCAGCATCCGCAGGTCGGACTCCTCGAACTGGACTGCCAGACACTGGTGGATCCCGACCAGTCCCAGGCGCTCCTGGTCTACACCGCGGTACCGGGCAGCGAGAGCTACGAGAAGCTGCAACTGCTCTCGGTCCTCGGCGACCAGCGCATCTGA
- a CDS encoding YciI family protein produces MKYLILIYCEPADRAGLAGLTEALFTEITESGELVAGTALADPLDSRTVRVHDGVPTVRDGPYDAVRAQLAGYVVVDCEHRDRAGEIAARFPSARSGAVEVRPIMDMSGQEM; encoded by the coding sequence GTGAAGTACCTGATTTTGATCTACTGCGAGCCGGCCGACCGTGCCGGGCTGGCCGGGCTGACCGAGGCGCTGTTCACCGAGATCACCGAGTCCGGGGAGCTGGTCGCCGGTACGGCCCTGGCCGACCCGCTCGACAGCCGGACCGTTCGGGTCCACGACGGCGTCCCGACGGTCAGGGACGGGCCCTACGATGCCGTACGGGCGCAGTTGGCGGGGTACGTCGTCGTCGACTGCGAGCACCGGGACCGGGCCGGCGAGATCGCGGCGCGGTTCCCTTCCGCCCGGTCCGGCGCCGTGGAGGTACGCCCGATCATGGACATGTCCGGCCAGGAGATGTGA